Genomic segment of Iocasia fonsfrigidae:
AAAAAGCAGCCGAAGTTCGCCAAATAGCAAAAGACTTAGGAAAACCTATGGTACAGCTGGTTTTAAACTGGATGGCTGCTAAAAAGGGTATTTCGACTATTATTGCCGGGCCAACAAATGTAGAAGAAGTAAGAGAGAATGTAAGGGCTTTTGACTGGGAGCTTAAATCTGAGGTAATAGAAAAAATAGATGAAATTTTACAAGCTTAAAATATTAAAAGCTGTTTGTTATCAAAAAATTGGGATAATAATTTATTTGAAAGGGGTAGAATATTTATGAAACGCAAAGGAATTTTAAACCGTGAAGTCAGTAGAGTTATTGCCAGTATGGGCCATGGACAATTTTTATTAGTTTGTGATGCTGGCTTTCCAATTCCCCAAGAAGCAGATTGTGTTGATTTAGCAATAAAAAAAGGTCTGCCAGATCTGCCTACAGTTCTTAGCACTATTAATAAAGAGTTTATCAGTGAGAAAGTGATGTGTGCACCCGAAACAAAGAGTAATAATCAACCTTTATATGATGAATTAAAAAAGATATTTAAAGAAGTAGATTTTGAAGACATATCCCATGAGAAAATTTTAAAGGAGATAGCTTATGAGGCTCGAGCAATTATACGAACTGGAGATTATAACCCATGGGGAAATATAGTTTTGCAGGCAGGAACTGACCCTTATGCCTGGTTTGAAAAAGAAGGCTTAAAAATGCCTGATTTCTATAAGCAGAGAATTAAAAATATAGAAGAGGCTGATAAGAGAGATATGTTTTATAAGAGTGAAAATAATATGGAGGTGTATTATGGAACTTTATGTTGACAGTGCTAATGTAAAAACAATCAAAGAATTAAAAAAGTGGCTGCCAATTGATGGTGTAACAGTTAATCCATCAATTATTTCGGCAGAAAGAAAGCCATTGTTTAAATTGTTAGATGAGCTATTAGTATTAAGTGATAAATACCTGCATGTACAGGTTATATCTGCTCTAAAAGAAGATATTATTAAGGAAGCAGAAAGATTACATAGTATCTCTGATAAAATAATTGTTAAGATACCTGTTAGCGAACAGGGCCTTGCTGCTATAAAAGAAATTGATACAGCTAGAATTAAAGTTACTGCGACAGCTATTTTTTCTCTTACTCAGGCCTTGTCTGCGGCCAAAGCCGGTGCTAGTTATTTAGCTCCTTATGTAAGTCGTCTTGATAGTATCGAACAGTCTGGGGTTAAGTTAGTAAAAGAGATGAAATATATTATTGATAAACATCAATATTCGGCCAAAATAATTGCAGCAAGTATTAAAACTTCAAATCAAGTTAAAGAATTACTTAAAACCGGTGTAAGGGCAATGACCTTAAGTCCTGAGATAATGCTTCAGTCTCACAGACACCATTTAACAGATAGAGCAGTGGCTATCTTTAGAGAAGACTGGGACAGTGTATATAAAAAATTTGAACTTGATTCAGAAGTGAAATAAAATTTATTAAATTATAACCAATCCTGTTAGAAATTCTAACAGGATTGTATATTGCACTTTTCCGTTTCAGCAATTATATTAATTCCGCTTGTCATTCACTACGGTATCCGTACCTTCGTTCTCTGTCACAACTTTTTGTTCCGGCATCCTGCCTCCACAAAAAGTTAGAGTCGCTCCATTAATATAATTGGCTTACACAAAGCATTAATGTGAATAAATTATATTTTTATTTGTGAAAAATATAACTAATATACTTGTATCTGATATATTAAAATGTTATACTAAGACTATCGTAAATACTTTAATAAAGTGATGAAGGTGGTAAATATGAGTGGGAAAAGAGTAAGCAATATGGCAATAAAAAGGATTAATCGGAATCGTATTTTTAGATATGTTAATAATAATGATCGTGTTTCCAAACCTGATATATCAGTAGAGTTAGGAATTAGTATGCCAACAGTTCTTCAAAATATTAATGAATTAATAGAAAAAGGTCTAGTTCAAGAAGTTGGAGAATTTAAGTCTACAGGTGGGAGAAAGGCAGTGGCTATTGCCTCGATAAAAGATGCTTATTATGCCTTAGGAATTGATATTACCCAAAATCATATTGGTCTTGTTTTGACTAATTTATCTGGTGAAGTATTAAGACATAGGCGCATTTATTATCCATATACTCATAGTAAAGAGTATTATAAGGAAATGGCTAATATTGCTCTTGAATTTCTTAAAAAAGAAGGGATTTCAGATAATGAGTTTCTGGGAGCTGGAATTTCAATTCCCGGTATTATCGATGATAAGAAAGAAAGG
This window contains:
- the rbsD gene encoding D-ribose pyranase, whose translation is MKRKGILNREVSRVIASMGHGQFLLVCDAGFPIPQEADCVDLAIKKGLPDLPTVLSTINKEFISEKVMCAPETKSNNQPLYDELKKIFKEVDFEDISHEKILKEIAYEARAIIRTGDYNPWGNIVLQAGTDPYAWFEKEGLKMPDFYKQRIKNIEEADKRDMFYKSENNMEVYYGTLC
- a CDS encoding transaldolase family protein, with product MELYVDSANVKTIKELKKWLPIDGVTVNPSIISAERKPLFKLLDELLVLSDKYLHVQVISALKEDIIKEAERLHSISDKIIVKIPVSEQGLAAIKEIDTARIKVTATAIFSLTQALSAAKAGASYLAPYVSRLDSIEQSGVKLVKEMKYIIDKHQYSAKIIAASIKTSNQVKELLKTGVRAMTLSPEIMLQSHRHHLTDRAVAIFREDWDSVYKKFELDSEVK